From the genome of Elusimicrobium sp., one region includes:
- a CDS encoding thymidine kinase translates to MANPLIYHKQGWIEVICGCMFSGKTEELIRRVRIALIAKQKVQLFNSKIDTRYGIDSITSHNQNKVAATCVKNSSEILAAVEKDTQVVAIDEINFFDKGIIEVCDKLAKQGKRVIAAGLDTDYRAEPFEVTAALLAKAEYVTKNLAVCTKCGNPASFTQRISKDKKRIVVGTTDAYQARCRRCYKKPR, encoded by the coding sequence ATGGCAAATCCGTTAATATACCACAAACAAGGTTGGATAGAAGTCATCTGCGGGTGTATGTTTTCCGGTAAAACCGAAGAACTCATCCGCCGCGTACGCATTGCACTTATCGCCAAACAAAAAGTGCAACTGTTTAACTCCAAAATCGATACCCGCTACGGCATCGACAGCATCACCAGCCACAACCAAAACAAAGTGGCCGCCACCTGCGTCAAAAATTCCTCCGAAATTTTGGCCGCTGTCGAAAAAGATACCCAAGTGGTAGCCATTGATGAAATCAACTTTTTTGATAAAGGCATTATCGAAGTGTGCGATAAACTGGCCAAACAAGGCAAACGCGTTATTGCCGCCGGCTTGGACACCGATTACCGCGCCGAACCTTTTGAAGTAACCGCCGCCCTTTTGGCAAAAGCCGAATATGTAACCAAAAACTTGGCTGTCTGCACCAAATGCGGCAATCCGGCCAGTTTCACCCAACGCATCAGCAAAGACAAAAAACGCATTGTAGTAGGCACTACGGACGCTTACCAGGCCCGTTGCCGCCGTTGCTACAAAAAACCGCGCTAA
- a CDS encoding peptidoglycan-associated lipoprotein, translated as MKNLLKVVLVLALAAGLTACKKNVKDDANADLTAATGTEMVLEETEVVDEVPAQEVALGVVHFNLDQYSLSADARKIVEANAQAIKSAASVANYKVTVEGNCDDRGTTSYNIALGQKRADEVKAYYVRMGIPAENIATVSYGEEKPVCYEGNQTCWAKNRRADTLLKVN; from the coding sequence ATGAAGAACTTACTGAAAGTAGTTTTAGTTTTGGCTTTGGCCGCCGGCTTGACCGCCTGCAAAAAGAACGTAAAAGATGACGCCAATGCCGATTTGACCGCCGCCACCGGTACCGAAATGGTACTTGAAGAAACCGAAGTGGTGGACGAAGTGCCTGCCCAAGAAGTTGCTTTGGGTGTGGTACATTTCAACTTGGATCAATATTCCTTGTCCGCTGATGCCCGCAAAATTGTGGAAGCCAACGCGCAAGCGATTAAATCCGCCGCTTCCGTTGCCAACTACAAAGTAACCGTAGAAGGTAACTGCGACGACAGAGGCACCACCTCTTACAACATCGCCTTAGGTCAAAAACGCGCCGATGAAGTGAAAGCCTACTATGTCCGCATGGGCATTCCGGCCGAAAACATCGCCACCGTTTCCTACGGCGAAGAAAAACCGGTCTGCTACGAAGGCAACCAAACTTGCTGGGCCAAAAACCGCAGAGCCGATACTTTGTTGAAAGTTAACTAA
- the lptC gene encoding LPS export ABC transporter periplasmic protein LptC, translated as MRLKLVALFCGLFCVSASLYGADNVLPSPGEEGFVYFTADNATVEPNNKKINLTGNVTLIQKTPDGKKRTVTGENITFDQTNTTVSSVGPVTVDDGQGGVLRGENIFGNYTTKDFSADNITTEYPPLRILGAEEISSKNGKKVLKGAEVTCCDKPDPHYSLSVGRLSVSPQQKVFGTNAVLRLDGFPIMYLPVFWRSLDSQKPWTTYVDFTQSNKTGFGLLTSTVFGPVLGLRPRLNLDYYTKSGVGMGFGLTAVDSPTLRGTGEFYYINDHADNDQLDLASSNRWGLQGGYWWEMYDSSDHFNNDTGALYQFQTKFRMVSDPYFNDTFFRSNPYVFMPDQETDVAVSRQTRKSTLRVSYQQKDIFAWDKKKFMAEKRTLPEIKYALLPFNDPIFKLAHRFEADFHNTSSLQYKDGMPNEEGPYQRQMHARWTTEKSFRLNKAFTYLPSVFYDQQVTLSDKNYKNGKDAWVGRIGTDQNLQTHSFLGTTDFGYQFVKRLSTGTLSSDQISPDKGIEANRLYIKNYYRPTFNSYVRFESGFNLSNYTYDLHTGEGYELGWDHLRKRIEPILLEWGYTDPNGKYHFFIQDQYDLEDKNINFIAQSNFFFKNHQIGLGLNNFADRTDPASEYETNADRFTLTTTWGIRPTSQKWFLDFGIDATLFRGTFEGFNKLARASYDFHDARMELTVRDRNENLSFAFRINILCGAGNRAKAKTPEDTYYYPWRGPYDLRD; from the coding sequence ATGCGATTAAAACTTGTTGCTTTATTTTGTGGACTTTTTTGTGTATCCGCCTCTTTGTATGGGGCGGATAATGTGTTGCCGTCCCCCGGGGAAGAAGGGTTTGTTTATTTTACGGCGGATAATGCTACCGTAGAACCTAACAATAAAAAAATCAACCTTACCGGCAATGTAACCCTTATACAAAAAACCCCCGACGGAAAAAAACGCACCGTTACCGGGGAAAACATCACTTTTGACCAAACCAACACCACTGTTTCTTCCGTGGGCCCGGTAACCGTAGATGACGGACAAGGCGGGGTGCTACGCGGGGAAAACATATTCGGCAACTATACTACTAAAGATTTTTCCGCCGATAACATTACCACCGAATATCCCCCCTTGCGTATTTTGGGGGCCGAAGAAATTTCTTCCAAAAACGGGAAAAAGGTATTAAAAGGAGCCGAAGTAACCTGCTGCGACAAACCCGACCCGCACTATTCTCTATCTGTCGGGCGGTTGTCGGTTTCTCCCCAACAAAAAGTGTTCGGCACCAATGCGGTGCTTAGATTGGACGGCTTCCCCATTATGTATTTGCCCGTTTTTTGGCGCTCGCTTGATTCCCAAAAACCATGGACGACTTATGTAGATTTTACCCAAAGCAACAAAACGGGTTTTGGGCTTTTAACCTCCACCGTTTTCGGGCCTGTACTCGGCTTGCGGCCGCGCTTAAATTTAGATTATTACACCAAGTCCGGCGTGGGTATGGGTTTTGGTTTAACGGCTGTTGATTCCCCCACACTGCGCGGGACGGGTGAATTTTATTACATTAACGACCATGCCGATAATGACCAATTAGATTTGGCCAGCAGTAACCGCTGGGGCCTCCAAGGCGGATATTGGTGGGAAATGTACGACTCGTCCGATCATTTTAACAACGATACGGGTGCCCTCTATCAATTCCAAACGAAGTTCCGCATGGTATCCGACCCGTATTTTAACGATACTTTCTTCCGCAGTAACCCGTATGTATTTATGCCCGACCAAGAAACCGATGTGGCCGTTTCGCGCCAAACCCGCAAATCTACCTTGCGTGTAAGTTATCAGCAGAAAGATATTTTTGCATGGGATAAGAAAAAATTCATGGCGGAAAAACGCACCCTGCCGGAAATTAAATATGCCTTGTTGCCGTTTAATGACCCCATTTTCAAGTTGGCACACCGTTTCGAAGCGGACTTCCACAATACGTCCTCCCTGCAATACAAAGACGGTATGCCCAATGAAGAAGGCCCTTATCAACGCCAAATGCATGCCCGTTGGACAACGGAAAAATCTTTCCGCTTAAATAAAGCCTTTACTTATCTGCCCAGCGTATTTTACGACCAACAAGTTACCTTGTCCGACAAGAACTATAAAAACGGAAAAGATGCTTGGGTGGGGCGCATCGGCACAGACCAAAACCTTCAAACCCACTCTTTCTTGGGGACTACGGACTTTGGCTATCAATTCGTAAAACGCCTTTCTACCGGCACTTTATCTTCCGATCAAATTTCTCCGGATAAAGGAATCGAAGCCAACCGTTTGTATATCAAAAATTATTATCGTCCTACTTTCAATTCGTATGTACGCTTTGAATCGGGCTTTAATTTGTCCAATTACACTTATGATTTACACACGGGGGAAGGGTACGAACTCGGTTGGGATCATTTAAGAAAGCGCATTGAACCCATTTTACTCGAGTGGGGTTATACCGACCCGAACGGAAAGTACCATTTCTTTATTCAAGACCAGTACGATTTGGAAGATAAAAACATCAACTTTATCGCACAGTCTAATTTCTTTTTCAAAAATCATCAAATCGGGTTGGGGCTCAATAACTTTGCAGACCGCACAGACCCCGCCTCCGAATACGAAACCAATGCCGACCGCTTCACCCTCACTACCACTTGGGGTATCCGCCCGACCAGCCAAAAATGGTTCTTGGATTTTGGGATAGATGCCACCTTATTTAGAGGAACTTTTGAAGGGTTTAATAAGTTGGCACGCGCCTCGTACGATTTCCACGATGCCCGCATGGAACTGACCGTGCGCGACCGCAACGAAAACCTTTCTTTTGCGTTTCGCATCAACATTTTATGCGGCGCGGGCAACCGTGCCAAAGCCAAAACGCCCGAGGATACCTACTACTATCCCTGGCGCGGGCCGTATGATTTAAGAGATTAA
- a CDS encoding glycosyltransferase family 9 protein — translation MNWNDPRVQLSLKDLREMLDARGRDSRLVRAAFRWSRTKKKFLERTKQWFYGLKSHEDKKGAPIRVLFWLVGGLGDAACAKRLVAAYREMLPMARFDIYSGLPGVAQALFGADLHTHILKDNKICWADYDLAAQVCLSIKFLHVNEERFSALAPSFLPVLERAQRAQKSLGSLLEDIFLTESILGRWLYANGGQRFDLLSYTGGTEISEEPNERIYVPADALKRWDLAAGTYVTFHDGTSEAQQVGNTRPTRAWPRERWREFLRLFKKDFPHIKLVQLGGSNSPVYPEADVNLVGKTNVTDLPALMSGAKLHIDTESGLVHLAQYLDVKSIVLFGPSSVPFFGYGKNRNIAAGPCGGCMWTTTDWMFKCPLGKKESSCMENVSAQTVLKEVAEELAR, via the coding sequence ATGAACTGGAATGATCCTCGCGTTCAGTTAAGTTTGAAAGACCTTCGCGAAATGCTGGATGCCCGCGGGCGTGATAGCCGTTTGGTTCGTGCCGCTTTCCGGTGGAGTCGTACAAAAAAGAAGTTTTTGGAACGCACCAAGCAATGGTTCTATGGCTTAAAAAGCCATGAGGATAAAAAAGGCGCTCCGATTCGCGTGTTGTTTTGGCTGGTGGGCGGTTTGGGGGATGCGGCTTGCGCGAAGCGTTTGGTAGCGGCATATCGGGAGATGTTGCCCATGGCCCGTTTTGATATTTATTCCGGTTTGCCCGGGGTAGCACAGGCTTTATTCGGGGCGGACTTGCACACGCATATCTTAAAGGACAATAAAATCTGTTGGGCCGATTACGATTTGGCCGCCCAGGTTTGTTTATCCATTAAATTTTTGCACGTGAACGAGGAACGCTTTTCCGCCTTGGCTCCTTCCTTTTTGCCGGTATTGGAACGCGCACAGCGGGCGCAAAAGTCGCTGGGGAGTTTGTTAGAAGATATTTTTCTGACGGAAAGTATTTTGGGCCGATGGTTATATGCCAACGGAGGGCAACGGTTTGATTTGCTTTCTTACACGGGGGGAACGGAGATTTCCGAAGAACCGAACGAACGCATCTATGTGCCTGCCGATGCCTTAAAACGCTGGGATTTGGCCGCCGGTACTTATGTTACTTTTCATGACGGAACAAGCGAAGCACAGCAAGTAGGGAATACCCGCCCCACTCGTGCGTGGCCTCGCGAACGTTGGCGGGAATTTTTGCGTTTATTTAAGAAAGATTTTCCCCATATTAAACTTGTGCAGTTGGGGGGAAGCAACAGTCCCGTTTATCCGGAAGCCGATGTAAATTTGGTGGGAAAAACCAATGTAACCGATTTGCCGGCTCTTATGTCGGGCGCCAAATTACATATCGATACGGAAAGCGGCCTGGTGCATTTGGCCCAGTATTTAGATGTGAAAAGCATTGTATTGTTCGGGCCGAGCAGCGTGCCTTTCTTCGGTTACGGTAAAAATCGTAACATTGCCGCCGGCCCTTGCGGCGGGTGTATGTGGACAACGACGGATTGGATGTTCAAATGCCCTCTCGGCAAAAAAGAATCTTCTTGTATGGAAAATGTTTCGGCACAAACCGTGCTGAAAGAAGTGGCCGAAGAATTGGCCCGCTAA
- a CDS encoding RDD family protein → MSKIYPYAGFWKRTVAFIIDSVVLSIPMLVGFAIIMHKFASTILSLEATKTTAGNPESFATMMEMYVGVLLLQVFSFLLFWLYNAWLESSSWQATLGKKCMGIKVVDHQGGRISFWRATGRTFSKWISSAILYIGFLMAGTTAKKQALHDFICSTFVVDETYQPGQPLEEVPTHPVLLGLGIVAALLFFIMPFVLMGLGVATAIMQEGNALEESSSDTTYQEIFDRIDNLRAVTTLVTLQEELPNTRPAFEERGFRFSFDEDGIRATPLNDKDFALVLPEGSGWPCCEPLAGEDSCKKVMESITTLEKCALPSK, encoded by the coding sequence ATGTCTAAAATTTATCCCTATGCCGGTTTTTGGAAACGCACCGTTGCGTTTATCATAGACTCTGTTGTTTTATCTATCCCCATGCTAGTCGGCTTTGCTATTATCATGCATAAATTTGCCTCCACTATATTATCGTTGGAGGCTACCAAAACTACAGCCGGTAACCCGGAATCTTTTGCTACCATGATGGAAATGTATGTAGGGGTGTTATTACTTCAAGTATTTTCCTTCCTTCTTTTTTGGTTATACAATGCTTGGTTGGAAAGCAGTTCCTGGCAGGCTACCTTAGGTAAGAAATGCATGGGAATAAAAGTGGTGGATCACCAAGGGGGCCGCATCTCGTTTTGGCGGGCCACCGGCCGTACTTTCAGTAAATGGATTTCCAGTGCTATTCTTTACATCGGCTTCTTGATGGCCGGCACCACGGCTAAAAAACAAGCTCTGCACGATTTTATTTGTTCCACCTTTGTAGTGGACGAAACCTACCAGCCCGGGCAACCGTTGGAAGAAGTTCCCACCCACCCGGTGCTTTTGGGATTGGGCATCGTGGCGGCATTACTTTTCTTTATCATGCCCTTTGTGCTGATGGGGTTAGGCGTTGCCACGGCCATTATGCAAGAGGGAAACGCCCTGGAGGAATCTTCGTCCGATACTACTTATCAAGAAATTTTTGATAGAATCGACAATCTCCGGGCCGTTACCACCCTGGTAACATTACAGGAAGAATTACCCAACACGCGCCCCGCTTTTGAGGAAAGGGGGTTCCGCTTTTCTTTTGATGAGGACGGTATTCGCGCCACCCCGCTGAACGATAAAGATTTTGCTTTAGTATTGCCCGAAGGGAGTGGGTGGCCCTGTTGCGAACCGTTGGCAGGGGAAGATTCCTGCAAAAAAGTGATGGAAAGCATAACAACCCTAGAAAAATGTGCCCTTCCGTCCAAATAA
- the gatB gene encoding Asp-tRNA(Asn)/Glu-tRNA(Gln) amidotransferase subunit GatB has protein sequence MYTVTTQFEPVIGLEIHVQLASKTKLFCTCPNGVSEDTKPNTALCPVCAGHPGTLPVLTEGALALAVRAGLSMNCAINARSSFSRKHYFYPDLPKGYQITQYDEPINGAGEIEITYGPKDNLQKKKIGIHHAHLEEDAAKSSHCAEYSLVDFNRAGSPLLEIVSMPDMRSPDEAYAYLTEIKRLMRWVGASNCDMEKGELRVDVNISLRPAGTEKFGTRAEIKNLNSFKAVRDALTYEINRQTEILNAGGEVKQETLQWDKEELVTKPMRSKEAALDYRYFPEPDLPPVVLSAEWLEETRAQMPELPAAKEARFMAAGLSAYDAGVLTSSREISDYFEQVTEDGKVSLKTASNWIQTDLLGMLHAEKKEIEDSPIPAKRLAELLALAESGKINRKQAREVFDEIWKTGESPAAVVEKRGMVQVSDEGQLEEWAKAAIEANPKAVADYQKGNKAAIGALVGGVMKMSKGKANPRMISQMLAKLLG, from the coding sequence ATATATACTGTGACTACCCAATTTGAACCTGTTATCGGGTTGGAAATCCATGTCCAACTCGCCAGCAAAACCAAGTTGTTTTGCACTTGTCCCAACGGTGTGAGTGAAGATACAAAACCCAACACCGCGCTTTGTCCCGTCTGTGCGGGGCACCCCGGCACCTTGCCTGTTTTAACGGAAGGCGCTTTGGCCTTAGCGGTGCGTGCGGGGTTGAGCATGAATTGCGCCATCAATGCTCGCTCGTCTTTTTCGCGCAAACATTATTTCTATCCGGATTTGCCCAAAGGCTACCAAATTACCCAATACGACGAACCGATTAACGGTGCGGGCGAAATTGAAATCACCTACGGCCCCAAAGATAATTTGCAAAAAAAGAAAATCGGTATTCATCACGCGCACTTGGAAGAAGATGCCGCTAAATCTTCCCACTGTGCGGAGTATTCCCTGGTAGATTTTAACCGCGCGGGAAGCCCGTTGTTGGAAATTGTATCCATGCCGGATATGCGCTCTCCGGACGAAGCCTACGCTTATTTAACGGAAATTAAACGCCTGATGCGTTGGGTAGGGGCTTCCAACTGTGATATGGAAAAAGGGGAACTTCGTGTAGATGTGAACATTTCCTTGCGCCCTGCGGGAACGGAAAAATTCGGTACGCGTGCCGAAATTAAAAACTTAAACTCTTTCAAAGCCGTTAGAGATGCTCTTACTTACGAAATCAACCGCCAAACGGAAATTTTGAATGCAGGCGGCGAAGTGAAACAAGAAACCCTGCAATGGGATAAAGAAGAACTTGTCACTAAACCCATGCGCTCTAAAGAAGCAGCGTTAGATTATCGCTACTTCCCGGAACCGGATTTGCCTCCGGTGGTATTGTCTGCCGAGTGGTTGGAAGAAACCCGCGCACAAATGCCGGAACTTCCTGCCGCTAAAGAAGCGCGGTTTATGGCGGCGGGTTTATCGGCTTATGATGCCGGTGTGCTGACCAGTTCCCGCGAAATTTCCGATTACTTCGAACAAGTAACCGAAGACGGGAAAGTGTCCTTGAAAACGGCCTCCAACTGGATTCAAACCGATTTACTCGGTATGTTGCATGCCGAAAAGAAGGAAATAGAAGATTCTCCTATTCCGGCTAAGCGTTTGGCAGAACTGCTGGCTTTGGCGGAAAGCGGAAAGATTAACCGCAAACAAGCCCGCGAAGTTTTTGACGAAATCTGGAAAACGGGCGAATCTCCGGCCGCCGTGGTGGAAAAACGCGGCATGGTGCAAGTGAGCGACGAAGGCCAATTGGAAGAATGGGCCAAAGCCGCCATTGAAGCCAACCCCAAAGCCGTGGCCGATTATCAAAAAGGCAATAAAGCTGCTATCGGCGCCTTGGTGGGCGGAGTAATGAAGATGAGCAAAGGCAAAGCCAACCCGCGTATGATTAGCCAAATGCTCGCCAAATTGTTGGGGTAA
- a CDS encoding RDD family protein, whose protein sequence is MNKYPYIGFWKRVCAFVVDAIIASIPAALLCLPFLYKQIEALGQMSENDPAMTGIAALVMLVYAFWLLLTSVCFWLYFSLLESGKKQATYGKRLLRIKVVGKDGNRISFAHATGRFFAKSLSYAVFYIGFIMAGLTNRKRALHDYIAQTYVVHQDFQPGDELPDTPSHLVWLWILSVLCALVLLGSFFLGLVFQMQSTSLQAALVSTRLQMLANEQAPLPQPIQAQEATYSRTTNGYRAVFETMEGEEFMLLLPRGSQQVCCQALPGQDCTQTGLPACR, encoded by the coding sequence ATGAATAAATATCCTTACATCGGTTTTTGGAAACGCGTATGTGCGTTTGTGGTAGATGCAATTATTGCCTCTATCCCGGCGGCTTTGTTGTGCTTGCCGTTTTTGTATAAACAAATAGAAGCACTGGGCCAAATGAGCGAAAACGACCCGGCAATGACCGGCATAGCGGCGCTAGTGATGCTCGTTTATGCTTTTTGGCTTTTGTTAACTTCCGTTTGTTTTTGGCTCTATTTTTCCCTTTTGGAAAGCGGCAAAAAACAAGCCACCTACGGCAAACGCCTTTTGCGTATTAAAGTAGTCGGCAAAGACGGCAACCGCATCTCTTTTGCCCATGCAACGGGGCGTTTCTTTGCCAAATCACTTTCTTATGCCGTTTTCTACATCGGGTTTATTATGGCGGGGCTTACCAACCGCAAACGCGCCCTGCACGACTATATTGCCCAAACCTATGTAGTGCATCAGGACTTCCAACCCGGCGATGAACTGCCCGATACTCCTTCCCATTTAGTTTGGTTGTGGATTCTCTCCGTTTTGTGTGCGTTGGTGCTTTTGGGTTCTTTCTTTTTAGGGCTTGTGTTCCAAATGCAAAGCACTTCGTTGCAAGCGGCCCTGGTTTCCACCCGTTTGCAAATGTTAGCCAACGAACAGGCCCCCCTCCCCCAACCGATTCAAGCGCAAGAAGCCACTTACTCCAGAACGACAAACGGTTACCGCGCCGTATTCGAAACCATGGAAGGAGAAGAATTTATGCTGCTACTTCCCAGAGGAAGCCAACAAGTTTGTTGCCAAGCCCTGCCCGGGCAAGATTGCACCCAAACGGGCTTGCCTGCTTGCCGATAA
- the tolB gene encoding Tol-Pal system beta propeller repeat protein TolB, translating to MKKSFSLLALVAVMFMSVLAFAAPKTDVYIGITSVGDKRLPAIGMPAFNYNDDKAQAAAVQVRDVMRADLLFARYFDVTEDGPAFNSKKLTETLTAWGRARASYLLAGDISYAEPYYTIKIYVYDISTRAPVFAKAFKGTQSSLRRLAHIASDQIVQSLTGKRGIADTKIAFSNNSTRNKEIYVVDYDGENLQKLTNDKSIAILPRWSKDGRIFYTTYKYRNPDIFAIDLRKGKIAPIIIRGGLSLIGGVSPDGKALAFTSSGGSNPSIYIYNLETHKKTRITNKASVDGSPSYSPDGKYITFVSNRAGNPQIYVMELATGETRRLTKNFNWSDSPQWSPTGEWIVFTGREAPYHPMDIFLVDLTGTQIRRLTTDAGSNEDPSWSPDGRFIVFTTTRNGRRQLYMMDMDGSAPHLLADLKGDSFTPHWSF from the coding sequence ATGAAAAAATCGTTTTCTTTATTAGCCTTGGTGGCTGTGATGTTTATGTCCGTTTTGGCGTTTGCCGCGCCTAAAACCGATGTGTATATCGGCATTACTTCCGTGGGGGATAAACGCCTTCCCGCGATTGGTATGCCCGCTTTTAATTATAATGACGACAAAGCCCAAGCCGCCGCCGTGCAAGTGCGCGATGTAATGCGTGCGGACTTGTTGTTTGCCCGTTATTTTGATGTAACCGAAGACGGCCCTGCGTTTAATTCCAAAAAATTGACCGAAACCCTTACCGCCTGGGGCCGTGCGCGTGCCAGTTATCTGTTGGCGGGCGATATCAGTTACGCTGAACCGTACTACACCATTAAAATTTATGTGTACGATATTTCCACCCGCGCTCCGGTATTTGCCAAAGCCTTTAAGGGCACGCAAAGCAGTTTGCGCCGTTTGGCACACATCGCTTCGGATCAGATTGTCCAATCGCTTACCGGTAAACGCGGTATTGCGGATACCAAAATTGCTTTTTCCAACAATTCCACCCGCAATAAAGAAATTTATGTGGTGGACTATGACGGCGAAAACTTGCAAAAATTAACCAACGATAAAAGCATCGCCATTTTGCCCAGATGGTCTAAAGACGGGCGCATTTTCTACACTACTTACAAATACAGAAACCCGGATATTTTTGCCATTGATTTACGCAAAGGCAAAATCGCGCCGATTATTATTCGCGGCGGGTTATCGTTAATCGGCGGGGTATCCCCCGACGGGAAAGCCTTGGCGTTTACCAGCTCGGGCGGTTCCAACCCCAGCATTTATATTTATAATTTGGAAACCCACAAAAAAACCCGCATTACCAACAAAGCGTCCGTGGACGGTTCGCCGTCTTATTCGCCGGACGGAAAGTATATTACTTTTGTGTCTAACCGGGCGGGGAATCCGCAAATTTATGTTATGGAACTGGCCACCGGGGAAACCCGCCGCCTGACCAAAAATTTCAACTGGTCGGATAGCCCCCAATGGTCGCCCACCGGAGAGTGGATTGTATTTACGGGCCGCGAAGCACCGTACCACCCGATGGATATTTTCTTGGTAGATTTAACGGGTACGCAAATTCGCCGTTTAACTACGGACGCAGGCTCCAACGAAGACCCCTCTTGGTCTCCCGACGGGCGGTTTATCGTATTCACTACCACTCGCAACGGCCGCCGCCAACTGTATATGATGGATATGGACGGCAGTGCCCCTCACTTGTTGGCAGATTTGAAGGGAGATTCCTTCACACCGCACTGGAGTTTTTAG
- a CDS encoding tetratricopeptide repeat protein → MKNITKLILMGGSGFLLCGCIASERDMSTLKLQLRELNSTIVQMQSNQAELASKMEELNRNLSVSNENLSQVDAQISSLSAKLDDLTASVKQPALSASSAESQPARAAVLPSDLFAEAKSHFDKGAYEPAAMGFKIYITNYPESENAEQAYMLMGDAYTELGQSKPAAIAYATILQKFPKSKSIPSARLKYARSIVPLGKTDEAKSYLNSVVQEFPSSPEAKLAKAELANLK, encoded by the coding sequence ATGAAAAATATTACTAAACTTATTTTAATGGGAGGTTCGGGCTTTTTGCTGTGTGGCTGCATTGCCAGCGAGCGCGATATGAGCACGCTGAAGTTACAACTGCGGGAACTCAACTCCACCATTGTACAAATGCAGTCCAACCAAGCGGAACTGGCAAGCAAAATGGAAGAATTAAACCGTAACTTGTCCGTTTCCAACGAAAACCTATCGCAGGTAGATGCGCAAATTTCCAGTTTGTCTGCTAAACTGGACGATTTAACCGCCAGCGTCAAACAACCTGCTCTTTCCGCTTCTTCCGCCGAATCCCAACCGGCTCGTGCGGCGGTGTTACCGTCGGACTTGTTTGCCGAAGCCAAAAGCCACTTTGATAAAGGGGCCTATGAACCGGCGGCCATGGGTTTCAAAATTTATATAACCAATTATCCGGAAAGCGAAAATGCCGAACAGGCCTATATGCTGATGGGTGATGCTTATACGGAGTTGGGGCAGTCCAAACCTGCCGCCATTGCGTATGCTACTATTTTGCAAAAATTCCCCAAAAGCAAAAGTATTCCTTCTGCCCGCTTAAAATACGCCCGCAGCATTGTGCCGTTGGGCAAGACCGACGAAGCCAAGAGTTACTTAAACTCCGTGGTGCAGGAATTCCCTTCCTCTCCCGAGGCCAAATTGGCCAAGGCTGAACTCGCCAATTTGAAATAA
- a CDS encoding ROK family protein: MIGIGVDIGGTFVKLFVMNEHGEIFRKEKIETDYSKGAKGFIAQIGDFINAIKEEFADQRVAVAVGAPGDVDHQKGILRYNPNLKFKDVEDWPIAQMLYKYTGILPYVANDASLAAWGVYEADLKRQGTNVLVVTLGTGVGGGMIINQELYQGSNGTAGEIGHTKIADLTNGPLCGCGARGCLEAFVGTIGIKRRVLNAILDYPESELAKLVNENKDFKIELVSRAAEKGCKAALKVWEDTGYYLGIGIANFTLVLDIDTVVLAGGVSGAAKFFMPSLKRVLENQQIKTPFKRLNLQVSQNPNIGGVGAAMYAIFQAQKESIHNAKCD; this comes from the coding sequence ATGATTGGTATTGGTGTAGATATCGGCGGGACTTTTGTAAAACTGTTTGTCATGAACGAACACGGAGAAATTTTCCGCAAAGAAAAAATTGAAACCGACTATTCCAAAGGGGCCAAAGGTTTTATTGCCCAAATCGGAGATTTTATCAATGCCATCAAAGAAGAATTTGCTGACCAACGCGTAGCAGTAGCCGTCGGTGCGCCCGGAGATGTTGACCACCAAAAAGGCATCTTGCGCTACAACCCCAACTTAAAGTTCAAAGATGTGGAAGATTGGCCGATTGCCCAAATGCTCTATAAGTACACCGGTATCTTGCCGTATGTAGCCAACGATGCTTCACTCGCGGCGTGGGGTGTGTACGAAGCAGACCTCAAACGCCAAGGCACCAATGTACTTGTTGTAACCTTAGGCACCGGCGTAGGCGGCGGCATGATTATCAACCAAGAACTTTACCAAGGCTCCAACGGTACAGCCGGAGAAATCGGTCACACCAAAATTGCCGATTTAACCAACGGCCCGCTTTGCGGGTGCGGTGCACGCGGCTGTTTGGAAGCCTTCGTGGGCACGATCGGCATCAAACGCCGCGTATTAAATGCTATTTTAGACTATCCCGAATCCGAACTGGCAAAACTCGTAAACGAAAACAAAGATTTCAAAATTGAACTCGTCTCCCGCGCGGCCGAAAAAGGTTGCAAAGCGGCTTTGAAAGTATGGGAAGACACGGGATATTATTTAGGAATAGGAATTGCCAACTTTACTTTGGTTTTGGATATAGACACCGTCGTTTTGGCGGGGGGCGTGTCCGGCGCGGCTAAATTCTTTATGCCGTCCTTAAAGCGCGTATTGGAAAACCAACAAATCAAAACGCCTTTCAAACGGCTTAATTTGCAGGTCTCCCAAAACCCCAATATCGGGGGCGTGGGTGCCGCCATGTACGCCATTTTCCAAGCCCAAAAAGAAAGTATTCATAACGCCAAATGCGATTAA